GGTAGCCTCGGAACGCGACGCCGAACCCAGGCTCCTGCCAAAGTGCAACAAATGCCCGCAGTTTTTGGAGAACCTCGAGTGAAAAATCCTCGTAATGTTAGGCGTTTACGCACAGTGCGATATTTTGACGAGTATTTGCGCGAATGTGACAAGAAAGCGAGTCACTTAGCCAGGGGACAGTGCGCCGAGGCTACCACCTGACGCGTAAAAATCAATCTACTTGGCCACCGATGATGGTGATGCAACCACACCTAGTCTGATATGCTTACGGGAGCATTCTCATAATTCTCATTATGTGGCAAAGCTGACGACATTGACGCAGGAGAGCAAAAGAGCCAAAGTGTGCTTCCCGTGCCTTTTTTCGTCAGCTTTTATTAGGGTGTCAAGCTGCCCTTTCGTCGGTAGGAGCGCTCCAAAGGGGACATCAGCGTGTACcttgacattgtttttcttttattttagtgttgcgacaaaacaaaatggagtCTTTACAAACACCACATttgcagatttttcttttatgagTTGTTTTGTACTTAAATGTTGTTAAAAGTGTAGTATTCTGGTGTAAAGAAATATTGTCAATATGTTCTGGGCGAATGGATTTTTGGGTAAGTAtcatgttttggggaaaaaaaacaatgatagtTTGTGTTGTCTGTGGTGCGTTATTAAATTAACGATGATACGATTTAGGCTCGGGGAAGTATTTGGAGAAGGACACGGGCGGCATGTTGGTGTGGTCGCCTTCTCACGACATCGAAGACGCCAAACGTGAGTGACGGCCCGACAAATGGTGTTCGGCGCCACGGTCCGTTTGGGTAACAACGTTTTCCCTCCGCAGTGGACGAGTACATCGCCCTGGCTAAAGAGAAGCACGGCTACAACGTGGAGCAGGTAGGCCTCCGCCTCCGCCAAAGAACCTTTCCGCCAGTGTTTACCATCAAAGATGGCGTTCCACACAGGCGCTGGGGATGCTCTTCTGGCACAAACACAACATCGAGAAGTCATTGGCCGACCTCCCCAACTTTACGCCTTTCCCCGATGAGTGGACGGTGGAGGACAAAGTGCTGTTTGAGCAAGCCTTCAGTTTTCACGGCAAGAGTTTTCACCGCATCCAGCAGATGGTAGGACTCCCGCAACCATTCCGGGTCAGCCGTCTTCTTGGCTATTCGTCCCGCTCGCTGATGCGACGTTGGCTCGTCGTCAGCTTCCAGATAAGTCCATCTCCAGTCTGGTTAAATACTACTACTCGTGGAAGAAGACCCGGTCCAGAACCAGCTTGATGGATCGTCAGGCTCGCAAATTGGCCAGCAGGAGCAACCAGGGCGACAGGTAGCGTttagtttaatttattattaaaaataactgCCAGAAAATATGCTACATACTATTTAAAGCTACCGGTGTTATGTAAACTTGTCCCCGTTTTTGACACCGCAGCGACGAGGAGATGGAAGAGGCCAACCCGGCTGAACCCAACGACAGCGACTACGACCCCAATAGAGAAGCCAAGAAAGAGgtaagctaagctaagctacgGTAAGATAAGCATCATCACTGATCTTACTTggagcttttgttgttgttgttggcatGTCAGAACCCGGCAGCGGAGCCCGCCGTGCCGGCCTCCAAGTCGACGCCGGGCCGACGGGAGCACCAGACACTGCAGCACCGTCATCACCAGCGCTCGCGCTGTCGGCCCCCCAAAGGCATGTACTTAACCCAGGACGACGTGGTGGCCGTGTCCtgcagcgccgccgccgccaatgCTCTCCTGCGCCAGCTGGACATGGAACTGGTGTCCCTCAAGAGGCAGGTAAGCCAGGATTTGGACGTCCCCGAGGTACATGCTTCTTGCCGGCATCCACgtcttctgtttttgttttgttcaggtTCAAAACGCCAAGCAGATGAACAGCGGACTCAAGCACTTCTTGGATCTGGGAATTAACGACTTCCGCCTGCCCGAGGTGGGTCGCAAAAGTCCACTCGtcataaaattattaaaaaataccaCAGGCTAATTAGACCGCACTTAATGCAACGTTTACTGTTTATTTTGTATAACCATAGcctaaaaaatccaaaataacagGTTgtcaaagagaaaaataaaatgtcacaagcctagccaaactatgaaaaaaaatggcgacttatagtccggacaATACGCCAACACATCTCacccatattttttgttttgttttgatgcttGCAGAGCGCTCAGAAGGTGAACGCTCGCTGGACCACTGATGAACAGCTGCTCGCCGTTCAAGGTGACACACCCCCTCCTCCCTTTCGCTTGTATTTGATTGGACGATTTCACGGCGACGACTGACCCGAAACGTGTCTTTCAGGGGTCAGGAAGTACGGCAAAGACTTCCAGGCCATCGCCGACGTCATCGGCAACAAAACGCTGGGTCAGGTCAAGAACTTCTTCGTCAACTACCGACGCCGCTTCAACCTGGAGGAGGTGCTTCAGGAGTGGGAGGCGGAGCAAGGTGACGGAGGCGGGGAAGAGTCTAAGAATGCTTCGGTCACGCCCTCTGGGAGGAGCtcggacgacgaggacgacgaggtgAGTGGCCGAACACAAACCCCCCGTCGAGTGATGGCTCAACTCAGGCCACGCCCCTTCTTTCCCCTTGCCTTAAAAGGCTCAGGTGGCATCAGGGGGGTCTCCCGCTGCGGCGGCGGGCTCGTCTCGTTCCCAGGGTGGCGCAGCATCGGGCCCCGCCTCCTCGCTCCAACAGCAGCCACCCCCTCTGCTGCGGCCCTCGCTGCCGGCCACGCCCTCGCTGCACCGGCAGCCGCCGCCCCTCCAGCAGCAACAGCCCCGCCCCAGCCCTCAGCAGCCGCCACCCCTCATCCGGCCCTCTGACCCGCCCCCTCCTCGTCTGAACCCCCGGCCGCCGGCCGGCCAACGCTCGCCG
This region of Stigmatopora nigra isolate UIUO_SnigA chromosome 6, RoL_Snig_1.1, whole genome shotgun sequence genomic DNA includes:
- the rcor3 gene encoding REST corepressor 3 isoform X1 codes for the protein MPGMMDKGSEYLGKARSNGTKSPSNASNGHLTDESGSDDEHDVGMRVGADYQAAIPDLEAGSGKYLEKDTGGMLVWSPSHDIEDAKLDEYIALAKEKHGYNVEQALGMLFWHKHNIEKSLADLPNFTPFPDEWTVEDKVLFEQAFSFHGKSFHRIQQMLPDKSISSLVKYYYSWKKTRSRTSLMDRQARKLASRSNQGDSDEEMEEANPAEPNDSDYDPNREAKKEQNPAAEPAVPASKSTPGRREHQTLQHRHHQRSRCRPPKGMYLTQDDVVAVSCSAAAANALLRQLDMELVSLKRQVQNAKQMNSGLKHFLDLGINDFRLPESAQKVNARWTTDEQLLAVQGVRKYGKDFQAIADVIGNKTLGQVKNFFVNYRRRFNLEEVLQEWEAEQGDGGGEESKNASVTPSGRSSDDEDDEAQVASGGSPAAAAGSSRSQGGAASGPASSLQQQPPPLLRPSLPATPSLHRQPPPLQQQQPRPSPQQPPPLIRPSDPPPPRLNPRPPAGQRSPAAALPPSDAASSSSLH
- the rcor3 gene encoding REST corepressor 3 isoform X2 encodes the protein MPGMMDKGSEYLGKARSNGTKSPSNASNGHLTDESGSDDEHDVGMRVGADYQAAIPDLEAGSGKYLEKDTGGMLVWSPSHDIEDAKLDEYIALAKEKHGYNVEQALGMLFWHKHNIEKSLADLPNFTPFPDEWTVEDKVLFEQAFSFHGKSFHRIQQMLPDKSISSLVKYYYSWKKTRSRTSLMDRQARKLASRSNQGDSDEEMEEANPAEPNDSDYDPNREAKKENPAAEPAVPASKSTPGRREHQTLQHRHHQRSRCRPPKGMYLTQDDVVAVSCSAAAANALLRQLDMELVSLKRQVQNAKQMNSGLKHFLDLGINDFRLPESAQKVNARWTTDEQLLAVQGVRKYGKDFQAIADVIGNKTLGQVKNFFVNYRRRFNLEEVLQEWEAEQGDGGGEESKNASVTPSGRSSDDEDDEAQVASGGSPAAAAGSSRSQGGAASGPASSLQQQPPPLLRPSLPATPSLHRQPPPLQQQQPRPSPQQPPPLIRPSDPPPPRLNPRPPAGQRSPAAALPPSDAASSSSLH